A window of Plasmodium malariae genome assembly, chromosome: 12 genomic DNA:
ttatacttcATCATCTCCACATACACATTTAATTATTGTTTTACCTTTTACTGAAACCTATTAATAAGAAGaacacattttattttatttatttttttaaaaaaatttaccgTCTCTTGTGAACATTTTAAGAAGGCGTTTACTAATTCTTTGGTTAATGATAAAATTgagtttaaaaaattgtttattcGTGGATTACACCAAAACAAGGAAttgtttaaaattatatatcctATTTGATTTAATagttcattttaaaaataagatgCCAATGGAATGCtcatctttatatatatcaaattaGCATAGAGTCGAAGTTAAAAATTAAGGCAAACCTAAAATAgctatttaaaatataaaaataaaataaggcaaaaaatacaatacaaagaaaattataatttataatggTCATACGAAAGTTATTCCCTTTTTAAGGCTTTATtttgttgaaaaaaaaaaataacaaaaaatactGAGCTTTTCTTCACTTAAgaaattatactttttatttcagTTTTAGAACGCCCAACATAATAAgaactttttcttttttattttattcttttcccCCCTCGTGCAATATTTAAACgcctttttataattataattccAGTAGAGCATTTATACGTAAAATTTGCACAGAAGACAACTAATTAACcttatgcacatatatatttacacaagATGTAAAATGCACACATTTtgaaatgtaatataaatgttttcaaaaaaattaacacatACAATTATTAGTACCCTAAACGCTTTAAACAacaataaatgtaaatttctCTCGAGGGAGAAAAATACTCTCAATTGAAGGGggaaatagaaaataaatatgtatttttattttttacaagaaaaacaaaaaaaaaaaaaaaaaaaagatactaaaacaaaataattattgcaATCATGGctatatttacatttcatGTATGTGCCATATTATACACGgaattcatttaaataatttagcTGTAAATATACGGTTaccaaaatatatattttgaagcTATAAAGCATAATTAATggtataaaaaaaggagtaTGTCCATTTTTCAATCTCTGTTCCTATTgactatatatgtatttttttgttttaaaataaaaacaatgttttttttttttttttttttttttttttgtaatagtTTCTACTTATTACCTAAGCGTTAGTTTATCATTCATTTTTTGGATtatgttcattatttttatgcttcttaaaattttcttattttaaagaattgtttaatttttcaatgtatataatttttaactgCTAGATATGCCAAAAGCAGGATAAACGTTTGAAGTGCTAAAGTAAGGGAAGCAATAAAGCACTGAACCTGTTGATGTGAAAGAACATATATTCACACACACCCACGAACATGAACATGAACATGgacatatgcacatgtatatacatatgtgtatacgtatgtgtttgtttgtttacgTGTATTTGGTCAGTTTCCAAGTTTTCACTCAAAAAATGAGGGTTTATATGTCTATTTCATTGTTTAAAAATCGTAGAGAAATTAGAAGTTCCGAAAATACTTTGCTTCTAATTAAAACATACACAAATTAATAAGTCTATACTAAATGGAGTTTGAAAAATAGCCGAACACGAGGATAAACAGTGTTAGTGATTATATGTACCTTTATAGTAGTAAAATTAATggtgtaataaaaaatttgttctGTGTTAAAAACATCAAAATTTCATTCTTTAAGTGTGTAAACATATTTgtgtacaaatatttatgtgaACAGTtgaatgaattttttttaccaattttctttattgtGTACAGTGAAAAGACTTATTtcattgaatttttttttcatacttGTGAAAACGTAAAATATGGGAAAAGGTGTTTTTCCCACTTTTTACGTTTTCAGCCACAAATGctgcattattttatttttttttaaatgtaaattttacCTGCACAGGTAATACATTTCTACAATATCTAGctatttaagtttttttatacaatttaTGGTTATTTtgttgccttttttttttttttttattcatttttctctAATTATAGGTATTTGTTCTgctcctcttttttttttattcatttttctctAATTATAGGTATTTATGCTgctcctctttttttttattcatttttctctAATTATAGGTATTTATGCTgctcctctttttttttattcatttttctcGAATTATAGGTATTTATGCTgctcccctttttttttattcattttgctCCAATTATAgctatttaatttaatttaatttgcTTTGTTCTTTTTACTCAAATAAAATTTGCCCAAATGTGACGTATACgtaattacataatttaacACTAggatatacatattataacaacaaaaggaaaagggaaaataaaagGTAAAATGAACAAAGGAATAAACTTAAGAACTATTATTAGGTCTgttcatgtatttttttattaggcaaatattttctaaatgccgttctattatttttttttttacgttcgAATGTACACTTAATTATTTGTACGTATTTAATTGCGTCCTTttggaatatttttattaaaagggGTAGggtgttaataatatattgaaaaagaatgttcccttttttttttttttttttttgttttctcatgtgtttaattaatttgttatatacatgtaaggGTAGTTCATCATTACAGtgttgttcatattttctttttttcccctttttttttcattatcttgttttctttttttcttcaattttatttcgtCCATTGTTGGTgggataataaaaaaaaaaaaagaaaatgaaattcttttcttatattatttacgcCTCCATATTATGCAACATTCTTACAGTGACAATAGTCATATATCACTCTTTTTTACTCTTATTAGacgaaaattttttatataattttaaatataatgctatatataaaaaatcgATAGAATTTAATACACCAAAtgttttccttctttttagCATAAAAAGGTATTTAACTCCTGCATTGAATAATAAAGCATTTTGCTCATTTTACGATAATtcacaaagaaaaaaaagaaggttTTATAAAAGCTCGTTTACAGCTTACCTTTATTCTctcttttgtaaaaaaaaaaaagcacatgtaattttaaaaaaattctttgtttgtatttataattattataatataatagcaAACGGAATTCAACTTTTAACATGTCTCAAAAAagacacaaaaaaaaaaattgatgcTGCATATACTTCCTATTTTGCTCTCGCAAATGGAATAAAGAAGCACTCGTCTGATATAAGAGAAAAAGCAAAGCAATTCAATGAGAATATtgataaagaagaaaagagaTGGGATGCCACTAATAAAAGGGAAGTGTCAAAATGGGGAACAAACGAAAAGGAGCAATATTCTAAGCCGAACAGGAAAGGACACAATGATGAAAGGAACATCCTTTTCAGCTTcgaaaataaagatatactGAACGGGAAGAATAAAACAAGGAGTGATGTATGTGGAAGTGGTAATCTTCAACAGAAGAGTTATAGTGGCTGTAGTACTCCCATTTTGAAGGATGacaaaagaaattattacaattttgaAAGAAGTagtttattaaatacaaaatattaccttacaaaaaaaataaaaaatatttttagaaaaaccAGTTTAAAGAGTCCAAATGAAGTTGACGTTATTTATATGCCTGATACCATAGTAAAAAAACGAGAGCTGGTAAACAAtttaaaatgcaaaaattgCATAGTTAATGCAgagaaatatttgtattccttaaaaataagaagtgAACATATTGATGATGATGCTAGTAAACTTCTGTCAGAAGCGAAGTCAACCGATGTGCAAGTGTATTATGATTATGAGCATATGCTTCATGCGGGTAATGAACTTTATAAGGGAAAGGAAGAAAATGAGGGGAAAGAAgcagaaaaaggaaaagtagAAAAGGAAGCAGTAAAAGGAGAGGAAGAAGTAATCGCAGAAATAGAAGCGGCGGTAGTAGCAACAACAGCAGCCGAAACCGAAGCAGGAGGGacaagcaaaaaaaaagcacCATCGAACGTAGACTTCCGCCCCTTACACTGGTTCGTGGGCAAATACAAAATGATCGATTTTACAAAGCGTCTGTTCTTAACAAGCTCGGAtaagagaaaagaaaaaacaatgtACCTACAAATAGACAGGTACTATccgaagaaaataaattattccataaaagaaaaaatggggGAAGGTGCGTACGGGGAAATATGGTATgctataaacataaataaagattttccttttaaagatgtagtgttaaaaaaaatactaataaataaagatgaACAGACGTCTGAATTAAATGCTATGAGAGAAGTATATTTTggagaaaaattaaaaaattatgataacaTAAGTCGttttattgaatattttaaagaatatgaaattgatgaaaataaggaacaacatatgtatgtatggtTAGCATTTGCAAATGAAGGGTATTCCTTATCAAAACATCTTTTCGATACCGATACGAATAACTCAGGAATGCTTACACCTAGTAAATTATGGTGgagtataaaaaaacaaaatataggAATGTTAGTGTTAAAAGATTTATTACGTCAAATATTAAACGGAATTAATATTGCACATAAAAAAGACATTACGCATAGAGAtattaaaatggaaaatatatttgtgtcCTCAAGCACACCATTCACTGTTCGAATTGGTGATTGGGGTAGTGCTATTGAATTTtcaaatgataaatttttttatacaccATCCGAGAATGAAGAAACAGAGGGTTATCAACCCCCGGAATCTTTATTTGGTcacatgaaaaataattttatgcgTTTACCATATTATGACATGTGGGGTATTGGCATTGTATTTTTGCAATTTGTCTTAGGTACTAAAAATCCTTTAGAagtcaaaaataaaagaattgaaatgaaacttaaaaatttgtattcaaaatattctacaaacattttaaaagaagCTATATTTTTGCAAAGCTTATCTGAATTATGCTTAACTCCATGGTCGAATTCATCGGACCATTTAATATTACTTCATAATAAGCCATCTTATTcgtctatatataataataatagcattattaacaaattgaaatattacattaataataacctgattaaaataaaaaagcatacctccaatattatttataatatcatttcgaataaatataattctttaatatCTATACCTACTTCTCCTCTATGCTCAGACTGGAAATGTGTGCATAAGTATAAAGCACAATTTCCTTCGAACGAAAAATATTTCCCCGTTGACGTTGTATACGGAAACGTTACTAAACCGCTTAATAAACATGGAAAAGACTTTTTTTACAACAACAGTAACAACAGTAATGCTTGTAATGATGAACAATTCGAGAAAATTTTGATGGAAAGGGACCCATCGGGAGTTGGACTCCCAAATAAAAACGCGAGAAATTTGTTGAAGAGTTTACTAAACTTTGATTATTCTACTCGTATAACTGCTGAACAGGCTCTCAACCACGCATGGTTCACGGAAAATTAACTCTCCCTGGTAGGTAGTGGCAAGTGTTAATAAGTGATAACGAGCGAAAAGGAACGAGAAATGATGCAAAGGATGgagctattttttttttttaaagtgaGAACACCATTGTAACAGTAACAGGGGTCCATGTTGTATGTATTGCCAGGAAGAGCAGTATGTTGTACCGTACTgaattgtaatttatttgaatGTACTGTTCTTTTCTGtactgtattttattattatattttttttttttttttttttttgtaatatctTGTGTGTGcaccatattttttttcctttttttggcTAGTCACCGATTTGGATTAAAATTGTCAAAGATCGTTTGCACACATAGAGGCAATtgaattttatgaatatgaACCAGACATATGTACGATACACTTAGGAATACATATGATATAATTATAGACTTATATCCATCGTTCTCTTCTCTCCCATTTTACATTTCTAATTATTAACAACTCCTTAACCgtacattatttaaaaataaaatttctagctgtagaaataaaaattgtacatTTATTCTGTGATATTGTTAtctcaaatgaaaaaaaaaaaaaaaaaaaaaaaaaaaaaaaaacttcatttggtaaacaaaaaattatgaccATGTTAGACATTTCTAACTTCAGTTTGAGAATACATTTCTGTGTATCATACGCTCATAATCAGTCttcattttaaatgtttGACCTTgtggtaaaaaaattaaattagaaCAGTATATTTATCATACCCATTTCTGttcatttttctaatttgtttttgtgtttttagtgttttttgtttttttcgttttttttgttttttttgttttcctaTTTTAAGAGGAAAATGTACGTACATTTACATACCATTTTGGctaagggaaaaaaaaaaaaaaatgaaataaaaataaagagcaACAAAGATATCATAACTAAATGAGACAAGAAATGTAATCACATATGCAAGTTATATAAGAGCATATTTTAGCATATGTGTCTATGTAACAACTATTAATATCTGGACAAACGATCGTGCATATTCAACTCAATGGCTAATTTAGTAACACATTTGGCATTACAAATTGATGAGTAAATATCAAAagacataataaataaatgagaaATCAGAAAAACGTCATACATAATAGTAGTACAATTTCTTGCACACAAATATATTCTATGTTAttcttaatttaaaaaaaaaaaaaaaaaaaaaaaaaaaaaagaaagaaagctTCAAATTTTGTCTTCTTAATCTTTTAGattaattattacatataacaacatttgttaatttcatttttctcttttttaaaatgaaaaaatttattatctttttcgCCTTGtcttttcttaatataataaaactcGGTGTTTCAGATGTTGtcttaaatgataaaaaaacttttgttttttcggGTGATTTAAATTTAAGCAGTAAATACTCCAAAGAGAATAAGTCATTAGaggaagaaaatgaaaacaacACAATTAACTTAGATATCATTATTAAGGATcgagaaaaaatgaatgagGCAGACCAGAatgtaaaaagtaaaaattctattttttttttaattaaatttttgatttttttattaaaatgattTCATTGAGAGAaggtacatacatatacattctAGTGCCCCGGTGACGTATAAATAcgtttgtatatttatgcgtGTGCTTGCCTATATATTAACGGGCATACACActcacacatatatatatatatatatatatatatatatatatatatatatgtgcggCTCTTCGTAATTAAACTTCTTTTTCATGTACTTATGAATAAAACGCAAGAAATGACAATGCACCGTCTGAAAATAATTACTCACAAATAAGcctaaaataaatgtttatataaataatatgtgtGCACCTGTGAAGAACAAAGACAATAGAGTGGTGAACAAACAAACGAATTttctttcttaaaatatttaatctGTTTTTCcacataatttaaatataatacagtGTAATATATTGTAATGTTATTACAGTTACATAGATTACTCATTATTCACAAATAgctattaaaataaaatcatttGTTGACTAATGTACTCTTGTCTTTCCACTTTCCAGATATTGTTAATGAGGCTACAAATGAAatcaaaaagaaatataacataaaccAACTCCCATCATCTGGAAATAGTGAAGTAAGTGAGATGAATACAAATCAAATGATACGTCGTTTCTCTCTATGTTTTTGTCTCTATCTGCGCTTCcgttttgtttttctttttaatttaaaagcAAATACACAAGTTATTGTTACTATAAGAATTACTcaggaagaagaagaagaagcaAAGGAAGAAAGCGCATTTCTTCTAGATGACTTGGAGGAAGCGGCTCAGAATTTCTCTTCTTCCGATGAGCAggttgtaaaaaaaaaagaactaaAAATGGTGCAGTAAAAAGGGGATACACACTATACCTTTAATGCAAACTCtgaaaacattttaaatattttcttatgcttttttttattttttagaatgAAAATAGCTCCGAAAAAGAAA
This region includes:
- the PmUG01_12025900 gene encoding serine/threonine protein kinase, putative, with amino-acid sequence MKFFSYIIYASILCNILTVTIVIYHSFLLLLDENFLYNFKYNAIYKKSIEFNTPNVFLLFSIKRYLTPALNNKAFCSFYDNSQRKKRRFYKSSFTAYLYSLFCKKKKAHVILKKFFVCIYNYYNIIANGIQLLTCLKKDTKKKIDAAYTSYFALANGIKKHSSDIREKAKQFNENIDKEEKRWDATNKREVSKWGTNEKEQYSKPNRKGHNDERNILFSFENKDILNGKNKTRSDVCGSGNLQQKSYSGCSTPILKDDKRNYYNFERSSLLNTKYYLTKKIKNIFRKTSLKSPNEVDVIYMPDTIVKKRELVNNLKCKNCIVNAEKYLYSLKIRSEHIDDDASKLLSEAKSTDVQVYYDYEHMLHAGNELYKGKEENEGKEAEKGKVEKEAVKGEEEVIAEIEAAVVATTAAETEAGGTSKKKAPSNVDFRPLHWFVGKYKMIDFTKRLFLTSSDKRKEKTMYLQIDRYYPKKINYSIKEKMGEGAYGEIWYAININKDFPFKDVVLKKILINKDEQTSELNAMREVYFGEKLKNYDNISRFIEYFKEYEIDENKEQHMYVWLAFANEGYSLSKHLFDTDTNNSGMLTPSKLWWSIKKQNIGMLVLKDLLRQILNGINIAHKKDITHRDIKMENIFVSSSTPFTVRIGDWGSAIEFSNDKFFYTPSENEETEGYQPPESLFGHMKNNFMRLPYYDMWGIGIVFLQFVLGTKNPLEVKNKRIEMKLKNLYSKYSTNILKEAIFLQSLSELCLTPWSNSSDHLILLHNKPSYSSIYNNNSIINKLKYYINNNLIKIKKHTSNIIYNIISNKYNSLISIPTSPLCSDWKCVHKYKAQFPSNEKYFPVDVVYGNVTKPLNKHGKDFFYNNSNNSNACNDEQFEKILMERDPSGVGLPNKNARNLLKSLLNFDYSTRITAEQALNHAWFTEN